In Capsicum annuum cultivar UCD-10X-F1 chromosome 7, UCD10Xv1.1, whole genome shotgun sequence, one genomic interval encodes:
- the LOC107878213 gene encoding DNA repair protein RAD16 — MIIEVSSDWKQNASSNDEVDNRDSELVALKARIEDSRKDRLKRQEDRSALIWEKWEEQNEKWLAKHYTDDLFLDNQTELLCEIVEPSSDLIVPLFRYQKEWLYWALKQEESTAKGGILADEMGMGKTIQAIALVLAKRELEKKANCKSSLSSSSPSTRQELSAVKGTLILCPLVAVLQWVTEINRCTVEGSNKILVYHGSNRRKLLNSIEEYDFVVTTYSTVEAEYRKNVLAPKQKCKWCGKAYYEEKLPIHLKRFCGPDGVRPAKQSKKLKLDVEMLEQKADSTESETHMQIADYVESDTNVQKAGSTESETDLKKSGCGKGMKLSTKAEEGNNDGSMDNSSSVRRDFPQKSILHSVKWDRIILDEAHYVKDRRCNTTKATLSLKSSYKWALSGTPIQNLVGELYSLVRFLQIVPYSFYYCKDCDCRTLDYSSTPECPDCPHKSVRHFCWWNRYIATPIKHEGSFGSGRDAMFLLKHKVLKSILLRRSKKGRAADLALPLKIVTLRKDSLDVKEEDYYTSLLNKSQAQFNTYVQAGTLMNNYGHIFELLTRLRQAVDHPFLVVYSTTALAKRAGNIEQPCGLCHHDAVEDPVVTSCMHVFCKVCLIDFAANVGQVPCPLCSELITVDFTANNDKVDQNSKQTLKGFKSSSILNRIQLDEFQSSTKIEALREEIRFMIERDGSAKAIVFSQFTSFLDLIHYSLQKSGINCVQLVGSMSIDSRAAAVTKFTEDPDCRIFLMSLKAGSIALNLTVASQVFMMDPWWNPAVERQAQDRIHRIGQYKPVRIVRFVIQNTVEEKILMLQEKKELVFEGTIGGSSEAFGKLTEADLKFLFAT, encoded by the exons ATGATAATCGAGGTGTCTTCAGATTGGAAGCAAAATGCAAGCTCAAATGATGAAG TGGATAATAGAGACAGTGAGCTTGTTGCATTAAAGGCACGGATAGAAGATAGCAGAAAAGATCGTCTGAAGAGACAAGAGGACAGATCAGCTTTAATCTGGGAGAAGTGGGAAGAACAAAATGAGAAATGGCTTGCGAAACACTACACAGATGATTTGTTTTTGGATAATCAGACTGAGTTATTGTGTGAAATAGTGGAGCCATCGTCAGATTTAATTGTGCCATTGTTCAGGTACCAGAAGGAGTGGTTGTATTGGGCACTTAAGCAAGAAGAATCTACAGCCAAAGGAGGTATTCTTGCTGACGAGATGGGAATGGGGAAGACTATCCAAGCGATAGCACTTGTGCTTGCTAAACGGGAATTAGAGAAGAAAGCAAATTGCAAATCCAGCTTATCTTCATCTTCACCAAGTACCAGGCAGGAACTCTCAGCAGTAAAAGGCACTCTTATTTTATGTCCTCTGGTTGCTGTCCTTCAGTGGGTTACTGAGATCAATCGATGCACCGTTGAAGGAAGCAATAAAATTCTTGTTTATCATGGTTCAAACAGAAGGAAGCTTCTCAACAGTATTGAAGAATATGATTTTGTCGTCACCACATACTCCACTGTTGAGGCTGAATATAGGAAAAATGTGCTTGCGCCGAAACAAAAGTGCAAGTGGTGTGGCAAAGCATATTATGAAGAAAAGTTGCCCATTCACCTGAAGAGGTTTTGTGGACCAGATGGTGTTAGACCTGCGAAGCAGAGTAAGAAGTTAAAACTTGACGTAGAAATGTTGGAGCAGAAAGCAGATTCTACGGAGTCAGAGACTCATATGCAGATAGCAGATTATGTGGAGTCAGACACCAATGTGCAGAAAGCAGGTTCAACCGAATCAGAGACTGATCTGAAGAAATCAGGTTGTGGGAAGGGCATGAAGCTTAGTACCAAGGCAGAAGAAGGGAACAATGATGGTTCTATGGATAATTCATCCAGTGTACGTCGAGATTTTCCACAGAAGTCAATTTTGCATTCAGTGAAGTGGGATCGCATCATCTTGGATGAG GCTCATTATGTAAAAGATAGGCGCTGCAACACGACAAAAGCTACTCTTAGTTTGAAATCTTCTTATAAGTGGGCCTTAAGTGGTACTCCGATTCAGAATCTTGTTGGAGAATTGTATTCACTT GTTCGTTTCCTACAAATAGTACCCTACTCTTTTTACTATTGCAAGGATTGTGATTGCAGAACACTTGACTATAG CTCTACACCCGAGTGCCCAGATTGCCCCCACAAGTCTGTAAGGCACTTTTGCTGGTGGAATAGA TACATTGCTACACCTATAAAACATGAAGGGAGTTTTGGGAGTGGTAGAGATGCAATGTTCCTTTTGAAGCACAAAGTTCTTAAAAGCATCCTACTAAGACGTAGCAAAAAAGGAAGAGCTGCTGATCTTGCTCTTCCTCTTAAAATT GTTACTTTGAGAAAAGATTCTTTGGATGTCAAGGAAGAAGACTACTACACGTCATTGCTCAACAAAAGCCAGGCACAATTTAATAC TTATGTTCAAGCTGGAACGTTGATGAATAACTATGGACACATTTTTGAACTGCTCACACGCCTACGGCAG GCAGTTGATCATCCTTTCCTTGTGGTGTACTCGACTACTGCTTTGGCTAAAAGGGCTGGAAATATTGAGCAACCTTGTGGCTTATGTCATCATGATGCAGTGGAAGATCCAGTT GTCACTTCTTGCATGCATGTCTTTTGCAAGGTGTGTTTGATAGACTTTGCTGCAAATGTTGGACAAGTGCCATGCCCTCTGTGTTCTGAGCTAATTACAGTTGACTTCACTGCAAATAATGATAAGGTGGATCAGAATTCTAAACAGACTCTCAAAGGGTTCAAGTCCTCAAGTATACTGAACAGAATTCAGCTGGATGAATTCCAGTCCAGCACTAAAATAGAAGCATTG AGGGAAGAAATTAGGTTCATGATTGAAAGAGATGGTTCTGCAAAAGCAATAGTTTTCAGCCAGTTCACATCGTTTTTGGATCTGATACACTATTCTCTTCAGAAG TCGGGCATCAATTGTGTTCAATTGGTTGGATCTATGTCTATTGATTCAAGAGCTGCAGCTGTTACCAAATTTACTGAGGATCCAGATTGCAGGATATTTCTTATGAGCTTAAAAGCTGGAAGTATTGCACTCAATCTTACAGTTGCATCACAG GTTTTCATGATGGATCCTTGGTGGAATCCTGCTGTGGAGCGCCAAGCCCAGGATCGAATCCATCGAATAGGGCAATATAAACCTGTCAG GATTGTGAGATTTGTGATTCAAAATACAGTTGAAGAGAAAATCTTAATGTTGCAAGAGAAGAAGGAACTTGTTTTTGAAGG GACGATTGGTGGCTCTTCAGAGGCCTTTGGAAAGCTAACAGAGGCAGACTTGAAGTTCTTGTTTGCGACTTAA